A stretch of the Marivirga tractuosa DSM 4126 genome encodes the following:
- a CDS encoding TrkH family potassium uptake protein, with amino-acid sequence MKFSKLKNAFAEWLNNLLYSSRTQVLNTLVSLKAFIWLTATILLLYVFGFETEQDELEQVFLGLDVVLIIYFSTFLIRLLYEFRRTEFIKNNKLETFLVLIIIVNTISHLFLDNKIMGFFIENFEFESYEDAYLALITFFFIILILYELVNASDIFSRLKASPSHSFIVSFIILILFGTGMLMLPAMTVQEGSMKFMDALFTSVSACCVTGLIVVDTATFFTLKGQIVIMMLVQIGALGIISFAAFFANIMKSGVGIKQQLFLQDYLISESLFSAKGLLRKIIFITISLELITFVLIYFTWGDGVVFNSQAQKLFFTAFHAVSAFCNAGFSLFTNGLAEHGVATSYILHIVVAVSMIFGTIGFSTIQDIFNVQRLRDRYQNPWKDWNLSTKVAVYTTAFLIVFGMLVFYLLERDYILSDKNFIEATITSFFQSVTRTAGFNTVDIGALRTPTLILLAFLMFIGASSGSVGGGIKTSTFYLILVSVFATIRGRLKIEIDKRFIPKELLFKALSIFFFAASINLIGVFILTLTDSNFSFVQIIFEQVSAFGTVGLSTGITSELSTAGRTVIILSMFVGRVGTLTFAFALSSRQTTQNYKYPKAHLMVG; translated from the coding sequence ATGAAATTTTCAAAACTCAAAAATGCTTTTGCAGAATGGCTGAATAACTTGCTTTACAGTAGCAGAACGCAAGTTTTGAATACACTGGTTTCTTTAAAAGCATTTATTTGGCTTACCGCAACTATTCTTCTTTTATATGTTTTTGGTTTTGAAACCGAACAGGATGAATTAGAGCAAGTTTTCTTGGGTTTGGATGTAGTGCTTATCATTTATTTCAGCACTTTTCTTATTCGTTTACTTTATGAGTTTAGACGTACCGAATTTATTAAAAATAATAAATTAGAGACTTTTTTGGTATTGATTATCATCGTTAATACCATTAGTCATCTGTTTCTTGATAATAAGATAATGGGTTTTTTTATCGAGAATTTTGAGTTTGAAAGCTACGAAGATGCTTATTTGGCTTTAATCACTTTCTTCTTCATTATCCTGATTCTTTATGAACTGGTCAACGCATCTGATATATTTTCTCGCCTTAAAGCAAGCCCTTCTCATTCATTCATAGTCAGCTTTATTATATTGATACTTTTCGGAACAGGAATGCTGATGTTGCCCGCCATGACAGTTCAAGAGGGTTCGATGAAATTTATGGATGCCTTATTTACTTCTGTGAGTGCATGTTGTGTTACAGGATTGATAGTGGTAGATACAGCTACTTTCTTTACTCTAAAGGGGCAAATCGTAATTATGATGTTAGTGCAAATTGGTGCTCTAGGGATAATCTCTTTTGCGGCCTTTTTTGCTAATATTATGAAAAGCGGAGTAGGCATTAAACAGCAATTGTTTTTGCAGGATTACCTGATCAGTGAATCTCTTTTTTCTGCAAAGGGCTTATTGCGGAAAATCATTTTCATCACCATTTCATTGGAGCTTATCACCTTTGTATTGATTTATTTTACCTGGGGAGATGGGGTGGTCTTCAATTCACAAGCTCAAAAACTTTTTTTTACGGCTTTTCATGCAGTCAGTGCTTTCTGTAATGCAGGCTTTAGCCTTTTTACAAATGGCTTGGCCGAACATGGAGTTGCCACTAGTTATATCCTTCATATTGTTGTAGCTGTTTCCATGATATTTGGAACTATCGGTTTTTCTACTATTCAGGATATTTTTAATGTTCAACGATTAAGAGACCGTTATCAAAACCCTTGGAAAGATTGGAATTTAAGCACCAAAGTAGCAGTTTACACCACTGCTTTCTTAATTGTTTTTGGGATGTTGGTATTTTATCTATTGGAAAGAGATTATATCTTGTCAGATAAGAACTTTATCGAAGCTACAATTACTAGCTTTTTTCAATCCGTAACCAGAACCGCGGGTTTCAATACAGTGGATATAGGAGCTTTAAGAACCCCAACACTAATATTGCTGGCATTTCTCATGTTTATTGGTGCGTCCTCGGGCTCAGTAGGTGGCGGAATTAAAACTTCTACTTTTTATTTAATTCTGGTTTCGGTATTTGCCACGATTAGGGGGCGGTTAAAAATCGAAATTGACAAAAGATTTATTCCAAAAGAATTACTGTTTAAGGCATTGTCTATCTTTTTCTTTGCCGCCTCCATTAATTTGATCGGGGTATTTATTTTAACATTAACAGATAGTAATTTCTCATTCGTTCAAATTATTTTTGAACAAGTTTCGGCATTTGGAACAGTAGGTTTAAGTACTGGTATTACTTCTGAATTATCTACTGCTGGTAGGACGGTTATAATTCTTTCTATGTTTGTTGGAAGGGTTGGGACGCTTACATTTGCTTTTGCATTAAGTAGCAGGCAGACTACACAAAACTATAAATATCCTAAAGCGCATTTGATGGTGGGCTGA
- the dcm gene encoding DNA (cytosine-5-)-methyltransferase, whose amino-acid sequence MKEYLSLSETSELVGKSKETLRRWDKEGILNAVREPVSNYRVYKKSDVQTFLKPLFDNNIEDEVSNFEKPDNEYAVLELFAGAGGLAVGLEKAGLKCQALNEIDKWACQTLRNNRPHWNVLEGDIKDFDFKELENQIDVVTGGFPCQAFSYAGKKLGLKDARGTLFYEFARVVTEVKPAICIGENVRGLLSHDNGNTLQGMISILDEIGYKVVPVKVLKAIQYRVPQKRERLILVGIRKDIDIEFLYPKPHKKIYNLKDALKKGPLFNSDVPKSLGAKYPEYKKTILDLIPPKGYWRDLPIELQKEYMGGSFYLGGGKTGMARRIGWDEPSLTLTCSPAQKQTERCHPDETRPFTVREYARIQTFPDEWEFAGSIAQQYKQIGNAVPVNLGQELGYSIIKFLNQYYSLSKPR is encoded by the coding sequence ATGAAAGAATACTTATCATTATCAGAAACATCGGAATTAGTCGGTAAAAGTAAGGAAACTTTAAGAAGGTGGGACAAAGAAGGAATATTAAATGCCGTTAGAGAACCGGTTTCAAATTATCGTGTTTATAAAAAATCTGATGTTCAAACTTTTTTAAAACCCTTATTTGATAATAATATAGAGGATGAGGTTTCTAATTTCGAAAAACCTGATAATGAATATGCAGTATTAGAATTATTTGCTGGAGCCGGTGGATTAGCTGTTGGCTTAGAAAAAGCTGGATTAAAATGCCAAGCATTAAATGAAATTGATAAATGGGCCTGTCAAACATTACGGAATAATAGACCTCATTGGAATGTTCTTGAAGGTGATATAAAAGATTTTGATTTCAAAGAACTTGAAAATCAAATAGATGTAGTAACAGGAGGCTTTCCTTGTCAGGCATTCAGTTATGCAGGAAAAAAACTGGGGTTAAAGGATGCAAGAGGCACTTTGTTTTATGAATTTGCAAGAGTAGTTACAGAAGTGAAACCAGCAATTTGCATAGGTGAAAATGTAAGAGGTCTTTTAAGCCATGACAATGGAAATACATTGCAAGGCATGATTTCCATTTTAGATGAAATAGGTTATAAAGTTGTTCCTGTTAAAGTCTTGAAAGCTATACAATACAGGGTGCCTCAAAAACGTGAAAGATTAATTTTGGTGGGCATCAGAAAAGATATTGATATTGAATTTCTATACCCAAAACCTCACAAAAAAATCTATAATTTAAAAGATGCCCTGAAGAAAGGACCATTATTTAATTCCGATGTTCCTAAATCATTAGGTGCCAAATATCCTGAATACAAAAAAACAATTTTGGACTTAATTCCTCCTAAGGGATATTGGAGAGACTTGCCTATAGAGCTTCAGAAAGAATATATGGGCGGTAGTTTTTATTTGGGCGGAGGGAAAACCGGAATGGCTCGAAGAATTGGTTGGGATGAACCTTCCCTTACTTTAACTTGTAGTCCGGCACAAAAACAAACTGAAAGATGTCATCCTGATGAAACCCGCCCTTTTACGGTCAGGGAATATGCAAGAATTCAAACCTTTCCAGATGAATGGGAATTTGCTGGCTCAATAGCTCAACAATACAAACAAATTGGTAATGCTGTCCCTGTAAATTTAGGTCAGGAATTAGGTTATTCCATTATAAAATTTTTGAATCAATATTACAGCCTTTCAAAACCTAGATAG
- a CDS encoding TrkH family potassium uptake protein, whose translation MKISRFKNTIIELLNNAIYKSKKPVLTTVRSVKVFLWIAASVILLYEFGFDVNKEELEQVFLALDIILFFYFLSFLIRWLYSFRRLEFLQSHKLEFILVIIILVNSISYYAFDNRIVYFLQDFFEFNSYADAYQTLLAFYFIILISYEGVKASVILSQLKTKPARTFIISFIILIFFGTGVLMFPEMSVENETMPFMDALFTAVSASCVTGLIVVDTATYFSLKGQFVIMILMQFGGLGIITFASFLASLLKTGVGIKQQLMLQDFLESDSLFSAKGLLSKIFFITFLVEFIAFVLIFFSWGQDVHFNTVGQKVFFSAFHSISAFCNAGFSLFTNGLFEQGVATSYILHIIIAITLILGGIGFSSLQDLFSLSNLRDRFRNPWKEWKLSTKIAVYTSLVLLITGMIAFYFIERDNTLADMNFMEALITSFFQSATARTAGFNTVDFSALKIPALVLISFLMFVGASSGSVGGGIKTSTFYLLIKSVVATLNNRAKIEIDRKFIPKELLYKALSVFFFAATMNLMAIFALTITDGDITLERLIFEQVSAFGTVGLSTGITADLSLGGRIIIILSMFIGRVGTLTFALALSNRATSTTHKYPRAHLMVG comes from the coding sequence ATGAAAATCTCTAGATTTAAAAATACAATAATTGAATTGCTGAATAACGCAATTTATAAGAGTAAAAAGCCCGTCCTCACCACGGTTCGCTCTGTTAAAGTGTTTTTATGGATAGCTGCTTCGGTCATATTACTATATGAATTTGGATTTGATGTAAATAAAGAGGAGTTAGAACAGGTGTTTCTGGCATTGGATATAATCCTGTTTTTTTATTTTTTAAGTTTCCTCATTCGATGGCTTTACTCTTTTAGAAGACTGGAATTTTTACAATCTCATAAACTAGAATTTATATTAGTCATCATTATCCTCGTAAATTCTATTAGTTATTATGCTTTTGATAATAGAATAGTATATTTTTTACAGGACTTTTTTGAATTCAATAGTTATGCGGACGCCTATCAAACTTTGCTGGCTTTTTATTTTATTATTTTAATTTCATATGAAGGAGTAAAAGCGAGTGTAATTTTATCTCAACTCAAAACGAAACCTGCCAGAACCTTTATCATTAGTTTTATAATCTTGATCTTTTTTGGGACTGGTGTTTTAATGTTTCCTGAAATGTCAGTGGAAAACGAAACCATGCCTTTCATGGATGCATTGTTTACTGCTGTAAGTGCAAGTTGCGTGACAGGTTTGATTGTTGTAGATACGGCTACTTACTTTTCGTTGAAAGGGCAATTTGTCATTATGATTTTAATGCAGTTTGGTGGCTTGGGCATCATTACATTTGCTTCTTTTTTAGCTTCACTTTTAAAGACAGGAGTAGGGATCAAGCAACAACTAATGCTTCAAGATTTCCTTGAAAGTGATTCTTTATTCTCCGCCAAAGGCTTATTGAGCAAAATCTTTTTTATCACTTTTTTAGTGGAGTTTATTGCCTTTGTTTTAATATTCTTCTCTTGGGGGCAGGATGTTCATTTTAATACCGTGGGGCAGAAGGTTTTCTTTTCAGCCTTTCATTCTATCAGTGCATTTTGTAATGCAGGTTTTAGTTTATTTACCAATGGCCTATTTGAACAAGGAGTAGCCACCAGTTATATTTTACATATTATTATTGCCATAACTCTGATTTTAGGAGGGATAGGGTTTTCTTCACTACAGGATTTGTTTTCACTTTCCAATCTTAGGGATAGATTTAGAAACCCTTGGAAGGAATGGAAATTGAGTACCAAAATAGCAGTATATACTTCCTTAGTATTGCTCATCACAGGCATGATAGCCTTTTATTTTATAGAAAGAGACAACACTTTGGCTGATATGAATTTTATGGAAGCTTTGATCACCAGCTTTTTTCAATCTGCAACTGCAAGAACGGCAGGATTTAACACTGTGGACTTTAGTGCCTTGAAAATCCCGGCCTTGGTGCTAATCTCTTTCTTAATGTTTGTCGGGGCGTCATCAGGTTCTGTGGGTGGAGGGATTAAAACCTCAACTTTTTATTTGTTGATTAAATCAGTGGTTGCAACTTTAAATAATAGGGCTAAAATTGAGATCGATAGAAAATTCATACCTAAAGAATTACTTTATAAAGCCTTGTCAGTCTTTTTCTTTGCCGCAACTATGAATTTGATGGCTATTTTTGCTTTGACCATAACGGATGGTGATATTACGCTGGAAAGATTGATTTTTGAACAAGTTTCAGCTTTCGGTACGGTAGGCTTAAGTACTGGGATTACTGCTGATTTATCACTTGGCGGTAGAATTATCATTATTTTATCAATGTTTATTGGTAGAGTAGGTACTTTAACTTTTGCTTTAGCCCTCAGCAATAGAGCTACAAGCACGACACACAAATATCCTAGGGCGCATTTGATGGTGGGGTAA
- the dapF gene encoding diaminopimelate epimerase → MARFEFYKYQGTGNDFVVVDNRSLKLDKTDKTIAQKLCNRKFGVGSDGLILIENHDEYDFEMIFFNPDGSQSMCGNGSRCAVKFAQFLGIIKGETTFLSTDGVHEATIEGDIVRLSMHDVAQSEINTFPEHFTINTGSPHYVIFASNIKNKDVKEEGASIRYNEEFAAEGINVNFVEKLSENKISVRTYERGVEDETLSCGTGVTACAIANVLHGGVSPVQIETLGGQLVVEFELDEGSARNVWLTGPAKNVFKGEIEL, encoded by the coding sequence ATGGCAAGATTTGAATTTTATAAATATCAGGGCACAGGCAATGATTTTGTGGTGGTGGATAACCGCTCCCTAAAGCTGGATAAAACGGACAAAACGATTGCCCAAAAATTATGTAACCGTAAATTCGGAGTGGGTTCTGATGGTCTAATATTAATTGAAAATCATGACGAGTATGATTTTGAAATGATATTTTTTAATCCTGATGGCTCGCAAAGTATGTGCGGGAATGGAAGCCGATGCGCAGTGAAATTTGCTCAATTTTTAGGTATAATTAAGGGTGAAACTACTTTTCTTTCAACAGATGGGGTACATGAAGCCACAATAGAAGGCGATATTGTTCGCTTGAGCATGCACGATGTTGCCCAGTCAGAAATTAATACTTTTCCAGAGCACTTCACGATTAATACAGGATCTCCTCATTATGTTATTTTTGCCAGCAACATAAAAAATAAAGACGTAAAAGAAGAAGGTGCATCTATTCGTTATAATGAAGAGTTTGCAGCTGAAGGTATCAATGTTAATTTTGTAGAGAAGCTTTCTGAGAATAAAATCTCAGTGAGGACTTATGAAAGAGGAGTAGAAGATGAAACCTTGTCATGTGGCACTGGAGTAACGGCTTGCGCTATTGCGAATGTATTGCATGGTGGTGTTTCTCCAGTTCAAATTGAAACCTTAGGAGGACAATTGGTTGTTGAATTTGAGTTGGATGAAGGATCTGCCAGAAATGTTTGGTTAACAGGACCGGCAAAGAATGTTTTTAAAGGTGAAATCGAACTTTAA
- a CDS encoding Eco47II family restriction endonuclease: MANKYLDFVADEHLLKCVENLHNSYLKAKENISKKTFYKNKVDTIKLIFDSKFNNLDEEEIIETEVLRQIDKSINNSIGTFHEELLGGIDGYEKGDLSGFDIKAEDDTLFADIKNKHNTMNSSSSESLFQKLARYADDYKQAKCYWVQILAKKSFNEKWFAEINGKEYSHSRVYKISGDQFYSLLTGQEDAFFKLYKNLPLAISDYLGSIKSENEIQENSALTEIQESISESQRSIFDQITFENYSYYLGFERL; the protein is encoded by the coding sequence ATGGCAAATAAATACCTTGATTTTGTGGCGGATGAGCATTTATTAAAATGTGTCGAAAATCTTCATAATTCATATTTGAAGGCGAAAGAAAATATTTCCAAAAAGACTTTTTATAAAAATAAGGTAGATACCATAAAACTAATCTTTGATTCAAAATTTAATAATCTGGATGAGGAAGAAATAATTGAAACTGAAGTGTTAAGACAAATAGATAAATCTATCAATAATTCAATAGGTACATTTCATGAAGAATTGCTGGGAGGGATTGATGGCTATGAAAAAGGGGATTTAAGCGGATTTGATATAAAGGCCGAAGATGACACACTATTTGCTGATATTAAAAATAAGCATAATACCATGAACAGTAGCTCTTCGGAAAGCTTGTTCCAGAAATTAGCAAGATATGCTGATGATTATAAGCAAGCAAAATGCTATTGGGTTCAGATTTTGGCTAAGAAGAGTTTTAACGAAAAGTGGTTTGCAGAGATAAATGGTAAAGAATACAGTCACAGTCGTGTTTATAAAATTTCCGGGGATCAATTCTATTCATTATTAACCGGTCAAGAGGATGCCTTTTTTAAACTTTATAAAAACCTTCCTTTAGCAATTTCCGATTATTTAGGCTCCATCAAATCTGAGAATGAAATTCAAGAAAACTCAGCTTTAACTGAGATACAAGAATCGATTTCAGAATCTCAGCGCTCAATTTTTGATCAAATTACTTTTGAAAATTATAGTTACTATCTAGGTTTTGAAAGGCTGTAA